In one Bryobacteraceae bacterium genomic region, the following are encoded:
- a CDS encoding DUF2806 domain-containing protein: MPATATGIAIVDLLGLGAAGRAVVEGAARVLSRWVDSKLLVRDEKAKIDLEVYREIRMAEAKAITESIARSKPGTLAAAMQHRILDRELRKQINIEEAVLRAAQIADAEGTAGTSRPVPDDWFERYLGYVENVSDARVREMWSTILARQYSNNHAEISLLTLDALRFLEARHARAFEEATKFIHSFGSFVANHQLLDSVADIEAIDFLSTIGLLEKRYFNDRKILYFRDGWSLRWTPQSPVPMLDRGVLEYRLDYSGRELENLLLPERLDIGLADIHELLDQGVRQRTLSLWATGFSALSDRGHWPDALPTIGVAPGSIGKLRPKDIVDKTMFVTHVWDPEHEGWMRTSAAKRFKIPPEIAQAETGKNAPEKWVRGIDPGLNDKLKRLPDSAGA; the protein is encoded by the coding sequence GTGCCCGCAACAGCAACCGGCATTGCGATCGTGGACCTGCTTGGACTGGGCGCCGCCGGGCGCGCTGTCGTGGAAGGAGCCGCGAGGGTCCTGTCGAGATGGGTGGACTCCAAGCTTCTCGTCCGGGATGAAAAGGCCAAGATCGATCTAGAGGTTTATCGCGAAATCCGGATGGCTGAGGCAAAGGCGATCACCGAGTCGATCGCCCGGTCCAAGCCCGGGACGCTAGCCGCGGCAATGCAGCACCGAATTCTTGACCGGGAACTGCGAAAACAGATCAATATTGAGGAGGCTGTGCTTCGAGCCGCTCAGATTGCCGACGCCGAAGGGACGGCCGGCACCTCCCGGCCCGTGCCGGACGACTGGTTTGAACGATACCTAGGATATGTGGAGAATGTCTCCGATGCGCGGGTCAGGGAAATGTGGAGCACGATTCTGGCGCGGCAGTACTCGAACAACCACGCGGAGATCAGCTTACTGACGCTGGACGCACTACGGTTTCTCGAGGCGCGGCACGCGCGGGCCTTCGAAGAAGCCACGAAGTTCATCCACAGCTTCGGCTCGTTTGTCGCCAACCATCAGCTTCTGGATTCGGTGGCTGACATTGAGGCGATTGACTTTCTTTCCACGATTGGACTGTTGGAGAAGCGCTACTTCAACGACCGCAAGATACTCTACTTTCGGGATGGGTGGAGCCTTCGCTGGACTCCGCAGTCGCCAGTTCCGATGCTTGATCGAGGCGTACTCGAATACCGGTTGGATTACTCCGGGCGGGAACTCGAAAACCTTCTGCTCCCGGAACGGCTGGACATTGGGTTAGCCGACATCCACGAGTTGCTGGATCAGGGAGTGAGGCAGAGAACGCTCTCTCTGTGGGCGACTGGTTTCTCCGCGCTGTCGGATCGTGGCCATTGGCCCGATGCCCTTCCAACGATCGGGGTGGCGCCGGGCTCGATCGGAAAATTGCGTCCGAAGGATATCGTGGACAAAACAATGTTCGTGACTCACGTTTGGGATCCCGAACATGAAGGGTGGATGCGTACTTCAGCCGCGAAGCGATTCAAGATACCGCCGGAGATCGCTCAGGCCGAAACTGGGAAGAACGCTCCAGAGAAATGGGTGCGGGGAATCGACCCCGGACTCAACGACAAGCTGAAGAGACTTCCGGACTCCGCTGGTGCGTGA